Proteins from a single region of Streptomyces sp. TN58:
- a CDS encoding YncE family protein, with translation MLRTVRTLGVLAAATLLTAFTPAPASSDAPAAPAGGLREVLFVGNNWDGTADVLASTGDLAKVGRIDVIPDKAERLREIYLNPVKLAFFLGIRESAGEGHDQFADDMFTTPDGSAVVVSRPSFADVVSIDLASGRINWRFPVSGFRSDHMAVSPDGTRIAVSASTSNTVHVLDITTGRQTGSFRTGDKPHENTFTRDGRYLWNSSIGEVNTALDAPWLDWTKGDRKITVVDAQTFRTVRVIDMRERLDAFGRKDLSDSVRPVSFSPDESKLYFQVSFFGGFLEYDVASDRITRLKDLPANPATSTDRTAWVNDSRHHGMSMSPDGTKLCIAGTMDDYATVVDRATLAEGPLVPASKPYWATVSGDGTACVISESGTDQVTAIDFATGAKRVSVPVGDHPQRVRIGHVPAAWTGPAGR, from the coding sequence ATGTTGCGTACCGTGCGAACCCTCGGCGTACTGGCGGCGGCCACCCTCCTGACCGCCTTCACACCCGCCCCGGCCTCCTCCGACGCCCCTGCCGCCCCGGCCGGCGGCCTGCGGGAGGTGCTCTTCGTGGGGAACAACTGGGACGGGACGGCAGACGTACTCGCCTCCACCGGCGACCTCGCCAAGGTCGGCCGGATCGACGTGATCCCCGACAAGGCGGAGCGGCTGCGCGAAATCTACCTCAACCCCGTCAAGCTCGCCTTCTTCCTCGGCATCCGCGAGAGCGCCGGCGAGGGACACGACCAGTTCGCCGACGACATGTTCACCACGCCGGACGGTTCGGCGGTCGTCGTGTCCCGCCCCAGCTTCGCCGACGTCGTCTCCATAGACCTGGCGTCGGGGCGCATCAACTGGCGCTTCCCGGTCTCCGGTTTCCGCTCCGACCACATGGCGGTCTCCCCGGACGGGACCCGCATCGCCGTCTCGGCCTCCACATCCAACACCGTGCACGTCCTGGACATCACCACCGGGCGGCAGACCGGCTCCTTCCGTACCGGCGACAAGCCGCACGAGAACACCTTCACCCGCGACGGCCGCTACCTGTGGAACAGCTCCATCGGCGAGGTGAACACGGCCCTCGACGCCCCCTGGCTCGACTGGACGAAGGGCGACCGGAAGATCACCGTGGTCGACGCGCAGACCTTCCGCACGGTCCGGGTGATCGACATGCGGGAGCGGCTGGACGCCTTCGGCCGCAAGGACCTCTCCGACTCCGTGCGCCCCGTGTCCTTCAGCCCCGACGAGTCCAAGCTCTACTTCCAGGTGTCGTTCTTCGGCGGCTTCCTGGAGTACGACGTGGCCTCGGACCGGATCACCCGCCTCAAGGACCTCCCCGCCAATCCCGCCACCAGCACCGACCGCACCGCCTGGGTCAACGACTCCCGGCACCACGGGATGTCGATGAGCCCCGACGGGACGAAGCTCTGCATCGCGGGCACCATGGACGACTACGCCACGGTCGTGGACCGCGCCACCCTCGCCGAGGGACCGCTCGTTCCCGCTTCCAAGCCCTACTGGGCCACGGTCAGCGGTGACGGGACGGCCTGCGTGATCTCCGAGAGCGGCACCGACCAGGTGACGGCCATCGACTTCGCCACCGGCGCCAAGCGGGTGTCCGTACCCGTCGGGGACCACCCCCAGCGCGTTCGGATCGGCCATGTCCCGGCAGCCTGGACCGGTCCGGCCGGCCGGTAG
- a CDS encoding GNAT family N-acetyltransferase → MVHIRDVPEADIDRALELAYLVFHDRPEKEARERHHALLGRCDRIGAYDGDALVGFMAAHDFSLSVPGADLPCPGLTFVCVAPTHRRRGVLTALMTQMMRRATDARSPIAALWASEAAIYGRFGFGGATTGATIEIDSTRPLALRIDPDPRPLRLVDPDEAVDVIAPHHEAARAGRAGRPSRSPDRWRDEWLVEQDEEDEELSPPRIIVLGDPGEPVAGYVLYRTKPEQAGAGDAGAGARSAGLVRVDELEAETPAVAAALWECVAAVDLTGKVSAWGRPPDDPLLHFAADRDQVRVTAQFPALWLRLVDVRAALTARSWAAPVELVLEVHDVRLPDNAGRFRLKAGPDGVTYGHADGAPDLALDVRELAACYLGGTRVADLVAAGLVQEHTPGAAAALDDALRTPLLPHTADEF, encoded by the coding sequence ATGGTGCACATCCGTGACGTACCCGAGGCCGACATCGACCGCGCCCTGGAGCTCGCCTACCTGGTCTTCCACGACCGGCCCGAGAAGGAGGCCCGCGAGCGCCACCACGCGCTCCTCGGGCGCTGCGACCGGATCGGCGCCTACGACGGGGACGCCCTGGTCGGCTTCATGGCCGCGCACGACTTCAGCCTCTCGGTGCCCGGGGCGGACCTGCCCTGCCCCGGGCTCACCTTCGTCTGCGTCGCGCCCACCCACCGGCGCCGCGGCGTGCTCACCGCACTGATGACGCAGATGATGCGGCGCGCCACCGACGCGCGGAGCCCCATCGCCGCCCTCTGGGCCTCCGAGGCCGCCATCTACGGCCGCTTCGGCTTCGGCGGGGCCACCACCGGCGCCACCATCGAGATCGACTCCACCCGGCCGCTGGCCCTGCGCATCGACCCCGATCCCCGCCCGCTGCGACTCGTCGACCCGGACGAGGCCGTCGACGTGATCGCACCCCACCACGAGGCGGCCCGCGCCGGCCGGGCCGGCCGGCCCAGCCGCAGCCCGGACCGCTGGCGCGACGAATGGCTGGTCGAACAGGACGAGGAGGACGAGGAGTTGAGCCCGCCCCGGATCATCGTCCTGGGGGATCCGGGCGAACCCGTCGCCGGATACGTCCTCTACCGCACGAAGCCCGAGCAGGCCGGCGCCGGGGACGCCGGGGCCGGCGCCCGCTCCGCCGGCCTGGTGCGGGTCGACGAACTGGAGGCGGAGACCCCGGCGGTCGCCGCCGCCCTGTGGGAGTGCGTGGCCGCCGTCGACCTCACCGGCAAGGTCTCCGCGTGGGGCCGCCCGCCCGACGACCCGCTCCTGCACTTCGCCGCCGACCGGGACCAGGTCCGGGTCACCGCCCAGTTCCCCGCGCTGTGGCTGCGCCTGGTCGACGTACGCGCGGCGCTGACCGCCCGGTCCTGGGCCGCGCCGGTGGAACTGGTGCTGGAGGTGCACGACGTACGGCTGCCCGACAACGCCGGGCGCTTCCGGCTCAAGGCCGGGCCGGACGGGGTGACGTACGGCCACGCCGACGGCGCCCCCGACCTGGCCCTCGACGTCCGCGAACTGGCCGCCTGCTACCTGGGCGGCACCCGGGTCGCCGACCTCGTCGCGGCCGGGCTCGTGCAGGAGCACACACCCGGCGCGGCGGCGGCCCTGGACGACGCCCTGCGCACGCCCCTACTGCCGCACACGGCCGACGAGTTCTAG
- a CDS encoding terpene synthase family protein, with protein sequence MTQPFRLPDFYVPYPARLNPHLEVARAHTKQWARDFAMLEGSGVWEESDLDSHDYALLCSYTHPDCDAEALSLVTDWYVWVFFFDDHFLETFKRSQDRDGAKAYLDRLAAFMPMDLDRGFPEPTNPVEAGLADLWRRTVPSMSADWRERFSTSTKNLLDESMWELANIDIGRVANPLEYIEMRRKVGGAPWSAGLVEYVAAEVPARVAHSRPLGVLRDAFSDAVHIRNDLFSYEREVTDEGELSNAVLVLETFLGCTTQEAAEVSNDLLTSRLQQFEQTALAELPQLFADFALSPSEVAAVLAYTKGLQDWQSGGHEWHMVSSRYMNKEARATAPLTLPFMPSGPGTSALDLRSVFNRRSMELRRRSFTHVPFERTGPSVVPEIYMPHRLSLSPHLAYAREESVAWARRTGLLEPQPGDPASAIWTEDKLRGYDFALCSAGLDPDATPDELALNACWLTWGTYGDDYYPAAFARTGDLAAAKAATARLIGMIPADPAHHTQQPRPATALERGLADLWVRTSAAMSAEQRAEFRATVVRMLESWLWEVDNAVHHRIPDPVDYAEMRRHTFGSHLTMYLCRLGHEGRGIPREIYASGTIRSLENAVADAACLINDIYSYQKEVEFEGEVHNHILVTRNFFDIGYPEALHICHSLMTQRTEEFEHIVANQLPLLYDDWKLGAEARTALDTYVQELRDWHAGILNWHAACRRYRAEDLRRPETGLAAAILGPGFGMAAARLSRPA encoded by the coding sequence GTGACGCAGCCGTTCCGACTGCCGGACTTCTACGTGCCGTATCCGGCGCGACTCAACCCCCACCTGGAGGTGGCGAGGGCCCACACCAAGCAGTGGGCGCGCGACTTCGCGATGCTGGAGGGCTCCGGCGTCTGGGAGGAGAGCGACCTCGACTCGCACGACTACGCGCTGCTCTGCTCCTACACCCACCCCGACTGCGACGCCGAGGCGTTGTCGCTGGTCACCGACTGGTACGTGTGGGTGTTCTTCTTCGACGACCACTTCCTGGAGACCTTCAAGCGCTCCCAGGACCGCGACGGCGCCAAGGCCTACCTCGACCGGCTGGCCGCCTTCATGCCGATGGACCTCGACCGCGGCTTCCCCGAGCCCACCAACCCGGTGGAGGCAGGTCTCGCCGACCTGTGGCGGCGAACCGTTCCCTCGATGTCCGCGGACTGGCGGGAACGGTTCTCCACGTCCACGAAGAACCTCCTCGACGAGTCGATGTGGGAGCTCGCCAACATCGACATCGGGCGGGTCGCCAACCCCCTGGAGTACATCGAGATGCGCCGCAAGGTGGGCGGCGCGCCCTGGTCGGCGGGCCTGGTCGAGTACGTCGCCGCCGAGGTCCCGGCGCGCGTGGCGCACTCGCGCCCGCTCGGCGTGCTGCGGGACGCCTTCTCGGACGCGGTCCACATCAGGAACGACCTCTTCTCCTACGAGCGTGAGGTCACCGACGAGGGCGAACTCTCCAACGCCGTCCTGGTCCTGGAGACGTTCCTCGGCTGCACCACGCAGGAGGCCGCCGAGGTCTCCAACGACCTGCTGACCTCCCGCCTCCAGCAGTTCGAGCAGACGGCACTGGCCGAACTCCCGCAGCTCTTCGCCGACTTCGCTCTGTCACCGAGCGAGGTGGCGGCCGTCCTCGCCTACACCAAGGGTCTCCAGGACTGGCAGTCCGGCGGCCACGAATGGCACATGGTCTCCAGCCGCTACATGAACAAGGAGGCCCGGGCGACCGCCCCGCTGACCCTCCCCTTCATGCCGTCCGGACCGGGCACCAGCGCCCTCGACCTGCGGTCCGTGTTCAACCGGCGGTCGATGGAGCTGCGCCGCCGCTCCTTCACGCATGTCCCCTTCGAACGCACCGGGCCCTCGGTGGTCCCGGAGATCTACATGCCCCACCGGCTCTCCCTGAGCCCGCATCTGGCGTACGCGCGCGAGGAGTCGGTGGCCTGGGCCCGCCGGACGGGCCTGCTGGAGCCGCAGCCGGGCGATCCCGCCTCCGCGATCTGGACCGAGGACAAGCTGCGCGGCTACGACTTCGCGCTCTGCTCGGCCGGTCTCGACCCGGACGCCACGCCCGACGAACTCGCCCTCAACGCCTGCTGGCTGACCTGGGGGACGTACGGCGACGACTACTACCCGGCGGCCTTCGCGCGGACCGGGGACCTCGCGGCGGCAAAGGCGGCCACGGCCCGGCTGATCGGCATGATCCCCGCCGACCCCGCCCACCACACGCAGCAGCCGCGCCCCGCCACCGCGCTGGAGCGGGGCCTCGCCGACCTGTGGGTACGCACCAGCGCCGCCATGTCGGCGGAGCAGCGCGCCGAGTTCCGGGCGACGGTGGTGCGCATGCTGGAGAGCTGGCTCTGGGAGGTGGACAACGCCGTCCACCACCGCATCCCGGACCCGGTGGACTACGCGGAGATGCGACGGCACACCTTCGGCAGCCACCTCACGATGTACCTGTGCCGGCTCGGACACGAGGGCCGGGGCATTCCCCGGGAGATCTACGCGTCGGGGACCATCCGCTCACTGGAGAACGCGGTCGCCGACGCGGCCTGCCTGATCAACGACATCTACTCCTACCAGAAGGAAGTGGAGTTCGAGGGCGAGGTCCACAACCACATCCTGGTCACCAGGAACTTCTTCGACATCGGCTATCCGGAGGCCCTGCACATCTGCCACTCGCTGATGACCCAGCGCACCGAGGAGTTCGAGCACATCGTGGCGAACCAGCTGCCGCTGCTCTACGACGACTGGAAACTCGGCGCCGAGGCCCGGACCGCCCTGGACACGTACGTGCAGGAGCTACGCGACTGGCATGCCGGAATCCTCAACTGGCATGCGGCATGCCGCCGTTACCGGGCGGAGGACCTGCGCCGGCCCGAGACGGGCCTGGCCGCCGCGATCCTCGGCCCCGGCTTCGGCATGGCGGCCGCAAGGCTCTCCCGCCCCGCGTGA